A region of Thermobifida halotolerans DNA encodes the following proteins:
- a CDS encoding GNAT family N-acetyltransferase, with product MQTSLETKPRVGVSDVLRFRYIGPFEVAELAELWGALHRQHTAIASHLEDLIGSVSVEESWRRRRQRYAEWLSEPDTVALIAESDGVDVGYAVVTIRDEHHGSWDRGERVAVVQTLSVHPDHPLDRVGGGLLEEVRRQLAEIGVRDLELPAVSGNSEAIRFYESQGFRPFVTTMVSRIGAGPHD from the coding sequence ATGCAAACTTCGTTGGAGACCAAACCTCGCGTCGGGGTTTCAGATGTGCTGCGCTTCCGCTACATCGGTCCCTTCGAGGTAGCGGAGCTGGCAGAGCTCTGGGGCGCCCTGCACCGGCAGCACACGGCGATCGCCTCTCACCTGGAAGACCTCATCGGCTCGGTGAGCGTGGAGGAGTCGTGGCGCCGCCGTCGGCAGCGCTACGCGGAGTGGCTGTCCGAGCCCGACACGGTCGCCCTCATCGCCGAGAGCGACGGCGTCGACGTCGGCTACGCGGTGGTGACCATCCGCGACGAGCACCACGGCTCCTGGGACAGAGGAGAGCGGGTCGCGGTCGTCCAGACTCTGTCGGTGCACCCGGACCACCCGCTCGACCGGGTGGGCGGCGGCCTGCTCGAGGAGGTCCGCCGCCAACTGGCCGAGATCGGCGTGCGCGACCTGGAGCTTCCCGCGGTGTCCGGCAACTCCGAGGCCATCCGGTTCTACGAGAGCCAGGGCTTCCGCCCGTTCGTGACCACCATGGTCTCGCGCATCGGCGCGGGCCCGCACGACTGA
- a CDS encoding pyridoxamine 5'-phosphate oxidase family protein, whose translation MDSPAEPDYAPTPRTVPSRKRDRARYDAATVHAILDSDFVCHLGFVRDGAPVVLPTVYARVDDRLYLHGSTGSRPVLAAADGGLPVCVTVSRTDALVLARSWVNHSLNYRSVVVHGVAEAVADPDEATAALAALLDHMLPGRAADSRPPTARELAMTTVLRVDLREVSAKVRSHGVVDAAEDMALPHWAGLVPLTRRLGPPRPDPALSDDVDLPGYLRDRAVPDSDRR comes from the coding sequence ATGGACAGCCCCGCAGAACCCGACTACGCCCCCACCCCGCGCACCGTCCCCTCCCGCAAGCGGGACCGCGCCCGCTACGACGCCGCCACCGTGCACGCGATCCTGGACTCCGACTTCGTCTGCCACCTCGGTTTCGTGCGCGACGGCGCCCCCGTGGTGCTGCCGACCGTCTACGCGCGCGTCGACGACCGCCTCTACCTGCACGGCTCCACCGGAAGCCGACCGGTTCTGGCCGCGGCCGACGGAGGTCTCCCGGTGTGCGTGACCGTCTCCCGAACCGACGCCCTCGTGCTGGCCCGCTCATGGGTCAACCACTCGCTGAACTACCGCTCCGTCGTCGTCCACGGCGTCGCCGAGGCGGTCGCCGACCCCGACGAGGCCACCGCGGCGCTCGCCGCGCTCCTCGACCACATGCTGCCGGGCCGCGCGGCCGACTCCCGTCCCCCCACCGCCAGGGAGCTGGCCATGACCACCGTGCTCCGCGTGGACCTGCGCGAGGTGTCGGCGAAGGTCCGCTCGCACGGGGTCGTCGACGCGGCGGAGGACATGGCGCTGCCGCACTGGGCGGGCCTGGTCCCGCTCACCCGGCGGCTCGGCCCTCCCCGCCCCGACCCGGCCCTCTCCGACGACGTCGACCTGCCCGGTTACCTGCGCGACCGCGCCGTGCCCGACAGCGACCGGCGGTAG
- a CDS encoding FUSC family protein, which translates to MNGGTDDGSGAPPRWRPPARIRARVAERPRPRVNPRAVFGLASGRWAWTQGVKAGIAMSVSFSLVSVLFDASVGALAALGSMTALYERNTPYPHRAGSLALIAAGFVASVAVGSLSSVTPWSAAVAIGAVAGAATWLCQSLRVEPPGPFYFVLVCAIATIVPGGIAETPRHAGVAAVGAGIGWLVSMSGALFPSRRPQDQAVAAAFRQLGALLRAVGTPRLDHVQHEASLAVATAWRVALQAQTRGYRDTARAARLRALLRWVSDIHLTATEVALARTAPLPAAADFADALARAVARPDLAPDPEALDEARRGLRPRSLEARLYRLLARTARGARRTDHGGEGFGEELYDRRTPPLRDALRSGWSRDSLVRPTALRMGITVTAAGALAILLGFDRFYWVSVTAASVLQGGNVVLTANRSAQRATGTVIGVVAGGGILALSPPLPVVIAAAALLQALAQTVISRSFFYASIALTPMALLLAHTAAPYPVDRLVQERVVDTVVGSLVGIAGALLLWRRASASRLPQAIATALRTSRRVLSEALDPDVRVTPEQRYRLRRDLRADLLRLRGVYDSAVGDVPRAEHTAPLWPVVVAVQRTGYLALATLTAEDVPPATHITLQRLGLAFDELAEALRERRAPRLGALPSMADHPRLAMELRALAAALRTAAAGTRTTRETGDGAVGAPWRRARPPAS; encoded by the coding sequence GTGAACGGTGGGACAGACGACGGCAGCGGGGCCCCGCCCCGATGGCGACCTCCCGCGCGGATCCGCGCCAGGGTCGCGGAGCGGCCCCGGCCGCGCGTCAACCCGCGGGCGGTCTTCGGGCTGGCCTCCGGGCGGTGGGCGTGGACCCAGGGGGTGAAGGCCGGGATCGCGATGAGCGTCTCCTTCAGCCTGGTCTCCGTCCTGTTCGACGCGTCCGTGGGGGCGCTGGCCGCCCTGGGGTCGATGACGGCGCTGTACGAACGGAACACGCCCTATCCCCACCGGGCCGGTTCGCTCGCGCTGATCGCGGCGGGCTTCGTCGCCAGTGTGGCGGTCGGCTCACTCAGTTCGGTCACGCCGTGGTCGGCCGCGGTCGCCATCGGAGCGGTCGCGGGCGCGGCCACCTGGCTGTGCCAGTCGCTGCGCGTCGAACCGCCCGGCCCGTTCTACTTCGTGCTGGTCTGCGCGATCGCCACCATCGTGCCCGGCGGGATCGCCGAGACGCCCCGGCACGCCGGGGTCGCCGCGGTCGGCGCGGGCATCGGCTGGCTGGTGTCCATGTCGGGCGCGCTGTTTCCGTCCCGCCGCCCCCAGGACCAGGCGGTCGCCGCCGCGTTCCGGCAACTGGGCGCGCTGCTGCGGGCCGTGGGCACCCCCCGGTTGGACCACGTGCAGCACGAGGCGTCGCTCGCGGTCGCGACCGCGTGGCGCGTCGCCCTGCAGGCCCAGACCCGCGGGTACCGGGACACCGCCCGTGCGGCCCGGCTGCGCGCGCTGCTGCGCTGGGTCTCCGACATCCACCTGACCGCCACCGAGGTGGCGTTGGCCCGCACCGCGCCCCTGCCCGCCGCCGCCGACTTCGCCGACGCCCTGGCCCGCGCGGTGGCCCGCCCGGACCTGGCGCCCGACCCGGAGGCGCTCGACGAGGCGCGCAGGGGGCTGCGCCCGCGCTCCCTGGAGGCGCGGCTGTACCGGCTGCTGGCGCGCACGGCGCGCGGCGCCCGCCGCACCGACCACGGGGGGGAGGGGTTCGGGGAGGAGTTGTACGACCGCCGCACCCCGCCGCTGCGCGACGCGCTGCGTTCGGGGTGGAGCCGCGACTCGCTGGTCCGCCCCACCGCGCTGCGCATGGGCATCACCGTGACCGCCGCCGGAGCGCTGGCGATCCTGCTGGGCTTCGACCGGTTCTACTGGGTGTCGGTCACCGCGGCCTCCGTCCTGCAGGGCGGCAACGTGGTGCTCACCGCCAACCGGTCGGCCCAGCGCGCCACCGGCACCGTGATCGGTGTGGTGGCCGGTGGCGGCATCCTGGCGCTGTCTCCCCCGCTGCCCGTGGTGATCGCCGCGGCGGCACTGCTCCAGGCACTCGCCCAGACCGTGATCTCGCGCAGTTTCTTCTACGCCAGCATCGCGCTGACGCCGATGGCGCTGCTGCTGGCGCACACCGCCGCGCCCTACCCGGTGGACCGGCTGGTCCAGGAGCGTGTCGTGGACACCGTCGTCGGCTCGCTGGTGGGGATCGCGGGGGCGCTGCTGCTGTGGCGCCGCGCCTCGGCGAGCCGACTTCCGCAGGCCATCGCCACGGCGCTGCGGACCTCCCGCAGGGTGCTGTCGGAGGCGCTGGACCCCGACGTGCGCGTCACCCCGGAGCAGCGCTACCGGCTGCGCCGGGACCTGCGCGCGGACCTGCTGCGGCTGCGCGGCGTCTACGACAGCGCCGTGGGGGACGTGCCGCGCGCCGAGCACACCGCTCCGCTGTGGCCGGTGGTCGTCGCCGTCCAGCGCACCGGCTACCTGGCGCTGGCCACACTGACGGCGGAGGACGTCCCGCCCGCCACGCACATCACCCTGCAGCGGCTGGGGTTGGCCTTCGACGAGTTGGCGGAGGCGCTGCGGGAGCGCCGCGCCCCGCGGCTGGGGGCGTTGCCCAGCATGGCCGACCATCCGAGGCTGGCCATGGAACTGCGCGCGCTGGCGGCGGCCCTGCGCACCGCGGCGGCCGGGACACGGACCACCCGGGAAACCGGCGACGGGGCGGTCGGCGCGCCCTGGCGCCGCGCCCGCCCACCCGCTTCCTGA